The DNA sequence GGCGATATTATCGTTACCGGTGCTAACTTTGGTGCCGGTTCTTCCCGACAGCAAGCAGTGGACTGTTTTAAAAGCCTGGGGATTGCGCTGATCATTGCCCGATCGTTCGGTGCAATCTATTTCCGAAATGCAGTTAATGCCGGACTGGCAGTAATGACAGCGGATTTGATGGATTATGTTCAGAACGGAGATCAAATTCAGGTAAACCTGAAAACCGGAGAAATTATTCTGCTGGATAAAAAAATCCGCCTTCAGGGGAAACCATTTTCCCAGGTGCAACTGGAGATCTACCAGAGGGGCGGATTATTGAGTTAATGTCCCAGTGTCTTTATTCGTTCGGTTCGGCGGACGACATGATAGAGTACGGCACCGATAACATAAGTGAATAAGACTGCGATTGCCCAGAGAGCCCGCTGTCCTTTTTCATCAGTTTCTTTAGTTAGGATGTCAATCAGCGTCCATCCCCAGAAAACGAATAAACTGAGGGATATGAGCCAGCCGAGGGGAGTACCCCACCGAAAATTATGCAAAGGACCAAAGGTGCACCAAGGGTAAGGGGTACAGTTCATGCTATTTTCCCAGTTTACGGATGCGTTCGGGTCGCCGGACAAGTAGATAGATGAGTGCGCCCAGCCAGTGAGTGAAAATGATGACCAGTGTCCAGAGTAGACGCATATTGCTTTCGTCAGTTTCGTGAATCAGGACATCGATCAGCATCCAGATCCAAAGAACCTTGGCTGCGATTACAACGGTGATGCAGATTAGAATCAGGGGTAACCAGAGCCAGCCCAGCGAACTGAGCGCAAACAACCCGACAAGTTCTTTCATATGAATAAACGATACATCCGGAAGCAAGGCTGTCAATTGATTTCAATGCAATATTTTTTATAATCGAAGAAAGTGAGGTAAAATATGGGAATGACCTTTGCCGAAAAGATTCTTGCCCGCAAGGCGGGTAAATCAGAGGTTCGGGCCGGCGAGATTGTTTTTTGCAAGCCGGATCGGCTGTTGATGCACGATAATGCTGCTGCAATTACTGATAAGATCGCCAAGGAATTGAATGAGTTTGGTGTTGCCAATCCGGACCAGGTAGTCATCGTCCTCGATCATACTGTACCCGCAGTAGATGAGAAGACGGCTGCCGGCCATAAGAAAATCCGGGAGTTCGTCCAAAAATACGGGATCAGACATTTCTATGATATAGGTACTGGCGTTTGCCATCAGGTGATGGTGGAGAAGGGGTTGGTGTTGCCAGGAATGCTGGCGGTAGGTTCGGATTCCCATACCTGTTCTTACGGAGCAGTGAATGCGTTTGCCACCGGCATCGACCGTACTGAAGCAGCGGCACTCCTTCTGACCGGTGAAACCTGGTTCAAGGTGCCGCAGTCAATCCGTATCCAGCTTCGTAAACGGCTGTCAGAATTAGTGACCGCCAAGGATCTAGTGTTGA is a window from the candidate division WOR-3 bacterium genome containing:
- a CDS encoding PLDc N-terminal domain-containing protein translates to MNCTPYPWCTFGPLHNFRWGTPLGWLISLSLFVFWGWTLIDILTKETDEKGQRALWAIAVLFTYVIGAVLYHVVRRTERIKTLGH
- a CDS encoding PLD nuclease N-terminal domain-containing protein encodes the protein MKELVGLFALSSLGWLWLPLILICITVVIAAKVLWIWMLIDVLIHETDESNMRLLWTLVIIFTHWLGALIYLLVRRPERIRKLGK